Proteins found in one uncultured Desulfuromonas sp. genomic segment:
- a CDS encoding pitrilysin family protein, with protein sequence MKCCRFLIWILLLVTAWPLTALGAAGRPDDLELPELKFTIEYPETFQLANGIQVYYRQDAELPLVDVTVVVESGKITAPPQKAGLAELVADNLKKGGAGTWDAAAFDTALDALAASLKVTAGTYTTRSSLSLLKEDVRPGLALLAAMLRQPHFDAERFEISRNQMLEGIRRKADHGAALAQQILMSRLYAGHPLAESPTLHSVAAISREDLQANHQRYFGPSNTRIVFTGDVDKDTAKALLEEAFGDWHHDSVTPDVPPLQPQVQAGVVLVDRPVPQTTILLGELAIEKNNPDLYAVQVMNYILGGGGFSSRLMREIRSNRGLAYSVYSYFSVGRRLPGVFISAAETKNASVGEVVGLMHEEMERIGREAISAAELEQAKQSLINSFVFAFDNRHALATRILDQELFGYPEDYLDRYRQRIAAVTIDDVQRVARRYLHPEQQVTVLIGDIEVLRDTVKGWNVPVTERRVEDLL encoded by the coding sequence ATGAAGTGTTGTAGATTTTTAATTTGGATTCTTTTGCTGGTGACGGCCTGGCCACTCACGGCCTTAGGCGCAGCTGGCCGCCCTGATGATCTGGAACTTCCAGAGTTGAAATTTACCATCGAGTATCCCGAAACGTTTCAGCTCGCGAACGGCATTCAGGTCTATTATCGTCAGGATGCGGAGTTGCCCTTGGTGGATGTGACCGTGGTGGTGGAATCGGGGAAGATTACCGCACCGCCGCAAAAGGCCGGGCTGGCCGAGTTGGTGGCTGATAATCTGAAAAAAGGTGGAGCCGGCACATGGGATGCCGCCGCCTTTGATACGGCACTGGACGCGTTGGCGGCCTCACTTAAAGTGACTGCCGGAACCTACACCACGCGCAGCTCGCTGTCGTTGCTCAAAGAAGATGTACGCCCGGGGTTGGCGTTGCTGGCCGCCATGCTGCGCCAGCCGCACTTTGATGCCGAGCGCTTTGAGATCAGCCGCAATCAGATGCTTGAAGGCATTCGTCGCAAGGCGGACCATGGTGCGGCTCTGGCCCAGCAGATTCTGATGTCGCGCCTCTATGCCGGTCATCCGTTGGCGGAGTCGCCAACCTTACACAGCGTCGCCGCGATTAGCCGCGAGGATTTGCAAGCCAACCATCAGCGTTATTTTGGGCCGTCCAATACGCGCATTGTTTTTACCGGCGATGTGGATAAGGATACGGCCAAGGCCTTGCTGGAGGAGGCCTTTGGTGATTGGCACCATGACAGTGTGACGCCTGATGTGCCGCCGTTGCAACCACAGGTGCAAGCCGGTGTGGTGCTGGTGGATCGTCCGGTGCCACAGACCACGATATTGCTTGGTGAGCTGGCGATTGAGAAAAACAACCCCGACCTCTATGCCGTTCAGGTGATGAATTATATCCTCGGCGGCGGCGGATTCAGTTCGCGGCTGATGCGGGAGATCCGCTCTAATCGAGGACTGGCCTATTCGGTGTATTCTTATTTTTCCGTGGGACGGCGGCTTCCCGGCGTCTTTATCAGTGCGGCGGAAACCAAGAACGCCTCGGTGGGCGAAGTGGTTGGTCTGATGCATGAGGAGATGGAACGGATCGGGCGAGAGGCGATCAGTGCCGCGGAACTGGAGCAGGCCAAGCAGAGTCTGATCAACTCCTTTGTGTTCGCCTTTGACAACCGTCATGCTCTGGCCACGCGTATTCTCGATCAGGAATTATTTGGCTATCCGGAAGATTATCTGGACCGTTACCGCCAGCGGATTGCTGCGGTGACCATTGACGATGTTCAGCGCGTTGCCCGGCGCTATCTGCATCCTGAGCAACAGGTGACGGTGCTGATCGGCGATATTGAGGTGTTGCGCGACACGGTGAAGGGCTGGAATGTGCCGGTTACGGAACGGCGCGTCGAAGATTTGTTATAA
- a CDS encoding UDP-2,3-diacylglucosamine diphosphatase: MKDLFIADAHLIRPDDAAYRHLLSFLQQQRGQVRTLILLGDIFEFWVGYRHCVFSAYLPLLHELQQLQASGTRIVMVEGNHDFHVGPFFTETLHATVFADDGTVQLDDTTIALSHGDTLAPTRSYLWLRGFFRSAAARFLIRIFPGDLTWKIGDILGVLSKKKSRRQPRTQYVLPEQAIRHQAQQRLDAGADLFVCGHFHQAHLWQQDKKSVAIVGNWGDTCHYGQFENGRFTLEEYHPAANPAT; this comes from the coding sequence ATGAAAGATCTGTTTATCGCCGATGCCCATCTGATCCGGCCCGACGACGCGGCATACCGCCACCTGCTCAGCTTTCTTCAGCAACAGCGGGGACAGGTGCGCACGCTGATTCTGCTCGGCGACATTTTCGAATTCTGGGTGGGCTACCGCCACTGCGTGTTCAGCGCCTACCTGCCCCTGCTCCACGAATTACAGCAACTCCAGGCCAGCGGTACACGCATTGTCATGGTTGAAGGCAACCACGATTTCCATGTCGGCCCTTTTTTCACCGAAACGTTGCATGCCACGGTGTTTGCCGATGACGGCACCGTGCAGCTCGATGACACCACCATCGCGTTAAGCCATGGCGACACCCTGGCACCGACCCGTAGTTACCTGTGGTTGCGCGGTTTCTTCCGTAGCGCTGCAGCCCGTTTCCTCATCCGCATCTTCCCCGGTGATCTCACTTGGAAAATCGGCGATATTCTCGGCGTGCTCAGCAAGAAAAAAAGCCGTCGCCAGCCACGAACCCAATATGTCCTCCCGGAACAAGCGATCCGTCATCAGGCCCAACAACGCCTAGACGCGGGTGCCGACCTGTTTGTCTGCGGCCATTTCCATCAGGCCCACCTGTGGCAACAAGATAAAAAAAGCGTGGCCATTGTCGGCAACTGGGGCGATACCTGCCATTACGGCCAGTTCGAAAACGGCCGTTTCACTCTGGAAGAGTACCACCCCGCTGCCAACCCTGCGACCTGA
- a CDS encoding epoxyqueuosine reductase QueH has protein sequence MTETCPSQATLSSSVVTLKPKMLLHACCAPCSSSVVERLQDDYDLTIFYYNPNIHPEKEYRIRRDELVRWCDDLNLPLIVSDYEPQQWHERIAGYEQEPERGERCTLCYQMRLERTAEQAVADGFDLFCTVLSISPHKDAPRINRLGCDVAQRFGSVFYQADFKKKGGFQRSLELSREWGFYRQNYCGCCYSLAESEQRRAQRQNKRGERN, from the coding sequence ATGACCGAGACCTGCCCCAGTCAAGCGACACTGAGCTCTTCGGTGGTCACGTTGAAGCCGAAGATGTTGCTGCACGCCTGCTGTGCGCCGTGCAGCAGTTCGGTGGTGGAACGTCTGCAGGATGATTACGACCTGACGATCTTTTACTACAACCCCAATATTCATCCCGAAAAAGAATATCGTATTCGTCGCGACGAACTGGTGCGCTGGTGTGACGATTTGAACTTGCCGCTGATTGTCAGTGACTACGAGCCGCAACAGTGGCATGAGCGTATTGCCGGCTATGAACAGGAACCGGAGCGTGGCGAGCGCTGTACTCTGTGCTATCAGATGCGTCTCGAACGCACCGCTGAGCAAGCGGTGGCTGACGGCTTTGATCTGTTCTGCACGGTGTTGTCCATTTCGCCGCATAAAGATGCTCCGCGTATCAATCGTCTCGGGTGTGATGTGGCACAGCGGTTTGGCTCGGTATTTTATCAGGCCGATTTTAAGAAAAAGGGGGGCTTTCAGCGCAGTCTGGAGTTGTCTCGCGAGTGGGGGTTTTACCGACAGAATTACTGTGGTTGTTGTTACTCTCTGGCCGAAAGTGAACAGCGCCGAGCGCAGCGCCAGAACAAACGTGGAGAGCGTAACTGA
- a CDS encoding chloride channel protein: MVTTRSRVFSPSERMRGHGWRIVFLLLIAATIGVVTGTLAVAFRYLLLETTALFWGESYDLVAATAAMPWYLVVAIPVAGGLILGPILERFAPEARGAGVPEVIESVVTREGNIRHRTTLFKMFCTTLSLGCGASVGREGPVVHIGSSVGSSLAQLMKLSPEWKRVFLACGAAAGIAATFNAPMAGMLFAAEIILVDFQINYLSQIAVSAVTATVVSHRFLGSFPTFDVPAFQLLSYWEIPLYLILGVLAGFLAIVFIQLINRVEDSCNLMKLPLWSRPALGGVFVGGLALLSPYVLGVGYQAINEVLTADLVPAVMLAILLAKLAATAISVGVGFSGGIFAPSLVLGGLLGGLFGCLAQALAPHLVAEFPVYALVGMAAMVSGTTLAPITAIFTIFELTYNFEIILPLMTSCIASLVIVQSFYGLSIYETRLVRRGVKIVRGRDINLLRSLLVADYMEQDFEQVDERMPLGQLVALAQESNYPHFVVVNDEGRMVGMVSMRDLKACLSEMGELCKLVVASEIMTRNVITITAQQNLEAAFELFEKKPISTLPVVNTRDGQHVVGVLKKTTLIHAYNQNILKIGVES, translated from the coding sequence ATGGTGACTACCCGCAGTCGTGTGTTTTCTCCCAGTGAACGGATGCGCGGTCATGGCTGGCGGATTGTGTTTTTACTGCTGATTGCCGCGACCATTGGCGTGGTCACCGGTACCCTGGCTGTGGCGTTTCGCTATCTGTTGCTGGAAACGACGGCGCTTTTCTGGGGGGAATCCTACGATCTGGTCGCGGCGACCGCCGCCATGCCCTGGTATCTGGTGGTGGCGATTCCAGTGGCCGGGGGATTGATCCTCGGCCCGATTCTGGAGCGTTTTGCACCGGAAGCGCGTGGTGCCGGAGTGCCGGAAGTGATCGAGTCCGTGGTGACGCGTGAGGGCAATATCCGCCATCGTACCACCCTGTTTAAAATGTTCTGTACCACCTTGTCGCTGGGCTGCGGCGCTTCGGTCGGACGTGAAGGACCGGTGGTGCATATCGGCTCTTCGGTCGGTTCTTCACTGGCTCAGCTGATGAAGTTGTCTCCGGAGTGGAAGCGGGTATTTTTGGCGTGTGGGGCGGCTGCCGGTATTGCCGCAACCTTTAATGCGCCCATGGCCGGGATGCTGTTTGCCGCAGAGATTATCCTGGTTGATTTTCAGATCAATTATTTAAGTCAGATCGCTGTCTCCGCGGTTACGGCGACGGTGGTTTCCCACCGCTTCCTCGGTTCGTTTCCCACCTTTGATGTTCCTGCTTTCCAACTGCTCAGTTATTGGGAGATCCCCCTCTATCTTATCCTCGGTGTTTTGGCCGGGTTTCTGGCGATTGTGTTTATTCAGCTGATCAACCGGGTTGAGGATAGCTGCAATCTGATGAAGCTGCCGCTGTGGTCTCGTCCGGCTCTGGGAGGCGTTTTTGTCGGTGGTCTGGCCTTGCTGTCTCCCTATGTGCTGGGTGTTGGTTATCAGGCGATCAATGAGGTGTTAACCGCCGATCTGGTGCCGGCAGTGATGCTGGCGATACTGCTTGCCAAGCTGGCGGCCACGGCGATTTCGGTCGGTGTTGGTTTTTCCGGGGGCATTTTTGCGCCGTCGCTGGTGTTGGGCGGTCTGCTCGGTGGTCTGTTCGGCTGTCTGGCCCAGGCGCTTGCGCCCCATCTGGTCGCCGAATTCCCGGTTTACGCTCTGGTGGGGATGGCCGCCATGGTCAGTGGCACGACTCTGGCGCCGATTACGGCGATTTTTACCATTTTCGAACTGACCTATAATTTTGAAATTATCCTGCCGCTGATGACCAGTTGCATTGCCAGTCTGGTGATTGTCCAGTCGTTTTACGGCTTGTCGATCTATGAAACACGTCTGGTGCGGCGTGGGGTTAAAATCGTCCGCGGTCGTGATATCAACCTGCTGCGTTCTTTGTTGGTGGCGGATTACATGGAACAGGACTTTGAGCAGGTTGATGAACGGATGCCGCTGGGGCAACTGGTGGCACTGGCCCAGGAGAGCAACTATCCCCATTTTGTTGTGGTGAATGATGAGGGACGTATGGTCGGCATGGTGTCTATGCGCGATTTGAAAGCCTGTTTGAGCGAAATGGGCGAGTTGTGCAAACTGGTGGTGGCGTCGGAAATCATGACCCGCAATGTGATTACCATCACGGCGCAGCAGAACCTTGAAGCGGCGTTTGAGCTGTTTGAAAAAAAACCAATATCAACGTTGCCGGTGGTGAACACGCGTGATGGGCAACATGTGGTGGGCGTGCTGAAGAAAACCACCCTGATCCATGCCTACAATCAGAATATTCTCAAGATCGGAGTGGAGTCATGA
- a CDS encoding TIGR00725 family protein gives MIVSSQQTTRPLVAVIGGGAVTQKQYQLARDVGYGLARGGVDVVCGGLGGVMEAASRGCREGGGNVIGLLPGSNADDANPWASYPLPTGLGHARNMLVAQSAPVVIAIAGEYGTLSELAIALKTGRVVVTLGGWQDIPGVCCAHDADQAVAMALDALIARDCLHTGSGSDVDKES, from the coding sequence ATGATTGTTTCGTCACAGCAGACAACGCGCCCTTTGGTCGCTGTTATCGGTGGCGGTGCGGTTACTCAAAAACAGTATCAACTGGCTCGCGATGTTGGTTACGGTCTGGCTCGGGGCGGAGTTGATGTGGTGTGTGGTGGTCTTGGTGGTGTCATGGAAGCCGCTTCTCGCGGGTGTCGTGAAGGGGGTGGCAACGTTATCGGCTTATTGCCGGGCAGCAATGCCGATGACGCCAATCCGTGGGCCAGTTATCCGCTGCCCACCGGCCTTGGCCATGCCCGCAACATGCTGGTGGCGCAGTCGGCACCGGTTGTTATTGCCATTGCCGGTGAGTATGGTACGTTGTCCGAATTGGCCATTGCTCTTAAAACCGGACGGGTGGTGGTGACGCTGGGAGGCTGGCAGGATATTCCCGGAGTGTGCTGTGCGCATGATGCCGACCAGGCTGTTGCGATGGCCTTGGACGCCCTCATTGCGCGGGACTGTCTTCACACCGGCAGTGGGTCGGACGTCGATAAGGAGAGCTGA
- a CDS encoding DHH family phosphoesterase → MDLQRSLEISERMIEKVRGKRNVLIVAHDNPDPDALAAAYALSHLFLVKAGQNAVIASGGIVGRRENRTMVEKLEINVVPMNKIDRCQFDVVCMVDSQPGTGNSTLPDDCRVDIIVDHHPQRVEVADNMLVDIRNDYGACATILYEYLLAHDVYLGTRLATAMFYAIRSETQDLGREWFPPDRKAYQELLSLSNNRILFDIAHAKVPRNYFLNFNRALESARIFHDVLVFNLFEVDHPDMVAEMADFLLRMEGVGVVLGMGCCDQEEVLSLRLDREELFAGKIIRTVVEGLGSAGGHGMIAGGQIRPMTGNHAIQKELENTLVKRLLKELDYEPVKGRRLLAGDCNN, encoded by the coding sequence ATGGATTTGCAACGCTCACTGGAAATCAGTGAACGGATGATCGAAAAAGTTCGTGGGAAACGCAATGTCCTGATTGTTGCCCATGACAATCCTGACCCGGATGCGCTGGCCGCAGCGTACGCTCTGAGCCATCTGTTTCTCGTGAAGGCCGGTCAAAATGCGGTGATCGCCAGTGGCGGCATTGTCGGTCGCCGGGAAAATCGGACCATGGTTGAAAAGCTGGAAATCAACGTGGTGCCGATGAATAAGATTGATCGTTGTCAATTCGATGTGGTGTGCATGGTCGACAGTCAGCCGGGAACCGGTAACAGTACACTGCCGGATGATTGCCGGGTTGATATTATTGTCGATCACCATCCGCAACGGGTCGAGGTGGCGGACAATATGCTTGTTGATATCCGTAACGATTACGGGGCCTGCGCGACAATTCTTTACGAATACCTTCTGGCTCACGATGTTTACTTGGGAACCCGCTTGGCCACGGCCATGTTTTACGCCATCCGTTCCGAAACGCAGGACTTGGGGCGTGAATGGTTTCCCCCGGACCGCAAAGCCTATCAGGAGTTGCTCAGTCTGAGTAACAATCGCATTCTGTTCGATATCGCTCATGCCAAGGTGCCGCGCAACTATTTTCTTAATTTTAACCGCGCACTGGAATCGGCGCGTATTTTTCATGATGTGCTGGTGTTCAACCTGTTTGAGGTCGATCATCCCGATATGGTCGCTGAGATGGCCGACTTTCTGTTGCGTATGGAGGGGGTTGGTGTTGTGCTCGGTATGGGCTGCTGTGATCAGGAAGAGGTGTTGTCGCTTCGCCTCGATCGCGAAGAGCTGTTTGCCGGAAAAATTATCCGCACCGTCGTTGAGGGGCTGGGTTCTGCAGGCGGCCACGGCATGATTGCCGGTGGGCAGATTCGACCGATGACGGGGAACCATGCCATTCAAAAGGAACTCGAAAACACGTTGGTTAAACGTCTGCTCAAAGAATTGGACTACGAACCGGTCAAAGGGCGGCGTTTGTTGGCAGGGGACTGCAACAATTGA
- a CDS encoding N-acetylmuramoyl-L-alanine amidase, with translation MRRFLLVLIVLLWTTQACFAVVELSREGKAPQRLSEVYHHQGMPFLAIDDVLPALGLRGYWNSVAHQYVISTPSGKATFFPGGQYLKLGERFVPITHPARFIDGRLRVSEDFVLEQLGAVLPYAVYYRNLDPDLAVPESSEGALDKLFAFLLQKKKTSTEPALRAVAIDPGHGGEETGAIGLNGVKEKNIVLDVAQQLEKQVKMKLGIPVYLSRDDDYFLSFDQHLQSARHDNVDAFLLLHAQASLSPQPHGIHLYVRPGEDSFSSSTPSVQDKPSSMMLALRLSEALRDAGFQVQEVTQAPLLPLVPGDLPTVLIELGYLSNQGDHDLLTHEEGQARLAAALFSGLQKFASQP, from the coding sequence ATGCGTCGTTTTTTACTGGTGCTGATTGTCCTTCTGTGGACAACCCAGGCCTGCTTTGCCGTGGTTGAGTTATCCCGCGAAGGCAAGGCCCCTCAACGGCTGTCCGAAGTTTATCACCACCAGGGCATGCCCTTTCTGGCGATTGATGACGTCCTTCCGGCTTTAGGGTTGCGTGGTTACTGGAATTCCGTGGCGCATCAGTACGTGATTTCGACTCCTTCAGGCAAGGCCACATTTTTTCCCGGTGGACAATATCTGAAATTGGGTGAACGCTTTGTGCCGATCACCCACCCAGCGCGTTTTATTGACGGCCGTTTACGCGTCAGTGAGGATTTTGTCCTTGAACAACTCGGTGCGGTGTTGCCTTATGCTGTTTATTATCGCAACCTGGATCCGGATTTAGCGGTTCCGGAATCATCTGAAGGTGCCTTGGATAAGCTGTTTGCCTTTTTGCTGCAGAAAAAGAAGACGAGCACCGAACCGGCCCTGCGCGCCGTGGCGATTGATCCCGGCCACGGCGGAGAAGAAACCGGCGCCATCGGTCTCAACGGTGTCAAAGAGAAGAACATCGTGCTGGATGTTGCGCAGCAGTTGGAAAAACAGGTAAAAATGAAATTGGGTATTCCGGTTTATCTGAGCCGGGATGACGATTACTTTCTCAGCTTTGATCAGCATCTGCAGAGTGCTCGGCATGATAATGTTGATGCTTTTTTGCTGTTGCATGCCCAGGCCTCATTGAGCCCGCAGCCGCATGGTATTCATCTTTATGTCCGTCCTGGTGAGGACAGTTTCAGTTCCTCAACGCCATCGGTTCAAGATAAACCGAGTAGCATGATGCTGGCACTGCGGCTGAGTGAGGCGTTGCGCGACGCCGGATTTCAGGTGCAGGAAGTGACGCAGGCGCCGTTGTTGCCTTTGGTGCCCGGTGATCTGCCGACGGTTCTGATCGAATTGGGCTATCTGTCCAATCAGGGGGACCACGATCTGTTGACCCATGAAGAGGGTCAAGCCCGACTTGCCGCTGCTTTGTTCTCCGGTTTGCAGAAATTTGCTTCTCAGCCCTGA
- the rph gene encoding ribonuclease PH, whose product MMLRADQRHPDQLRPVTFQRGYTRYAEGSVLVSFGDTVVLCNATVEEGVPPFMRGEGRGWVTAEYAMLPRATHSRNSREAARGKVGGRTHEIQRLIGRALRAVIDFDALGERTIRLDCDVLQADGGTRTASITGAYVALADAVNGLLRDGVLSASPLKDSLAAISVGIVNGQPLLDLNYGEDSKADVDMNIVMTGSGAFVEVQGTAEAEPFTAQQLDAMRALAMKGCAELTGMQRTALEA is encoded by the coding sequence ATGATGCTACGTGCTGACCAACGTCACCCCGATCAATTACGTCCGGTAACTTTTCAGCGTGGTTATACCCGCTATGCCGAAGGTTCTGTGCTTGTCTCCTTTGGCGATACCGTTGTGTTGTGTAATGCTACGGTTGAGGAGGGTGTGCCTCCGTTTATGCGTGGTGAAGGGCGCGGCTGGGTTACGGCGGAATATGCCATGCTGCCCAGAGCGACCCACAGTCGCAATTCCCGGGAGGCTGCGCGGGGCAAAGTGGGGGGACGCACCCATGAAATTCAACGGCTTATCGGTCGGGCGTTACGCGCAGTGATCGATTTTGATGCTCTTGGCGAACGCACCATCCGTCTGGATTGCGACGTACTTCAAGCCGATGGCGGTACGCGGACTGCTTCCATTACCGGAGCCTATGTGGCGTTGGCTGATGCCGTGAACGGTTTGTTGCGCGATGGGGTGTTGTCCGCTTCTCCGCTTAAGGATTCGCTGGCCGCCATCAGTGTCGGTATCGTCAATGGCCAGCCGTTACTCGATCTCAATTACGGAGAAGATTCCAAGGCGGATGTCGATATGAATATCGTCATGACCGGTTCTGGTGCCTTTGTTGAGGTCCAGGGAACCGCCGAAGCCGAACCCTTTACTGCGCAGCAGCTCGATGCCATGCGCGCGCTGGCCATGAAGGGCTGTGCTGAGTTGACCGGGATGCAGCGGACAGCTCTGGAGGCGTAA
- a CDS encoding XTP/dITP diphosphatase, whose translation MQLVVATQNQGKLKEIRRVLANGGIEVVGMEAFSDLIPAEEDGETFADNAHKKALAIARQTGKLCLADDSGLTVAALNGRPGVYSARYAGEDATDAQNNALLIKELAGVSEDRRQAAFCCVMALCTPDDNCQLFEGRIEGRILDQVKGTGGFGYDPLFFVESHGCTMAELPLDEKNRISHRGQALQKVVVALKSL comes from the coding sequence ATGCAATTGGTTGTGGCGACACAGAATCAGGGGAAATTGAAGGAGATCCGCCGTGTGCTGGCCAACGGTGGTATTGAGGTGGTCGGCATGGAGGCTTTTTCTGACCTGATCCCGGCCGAAGAAGATGGCGAAACCTTTGCCGATAACGCCCACAAGAAAGCTCTGGCCATTGCCCGGCAGACCGGTAAGTTGTGTCTTGCCGACGATTCAGGACTTACGGTTGCTGCATTGAATGGGCGTCCCGGCGTTTATTCCGCTCGTTATGCCGGCGAGGATGCCACGGATGCGCAGAACAATGCGCTGTTGATCAAGGAACTGGCCGGTGTTTCTGAAGACCGGCGACAGGCGGCATTTTGTTGTGTGATGGCACTGTGTACGCCGGATGACAACTGTCAGTTGTTTGAAGGGCGGATTGAAGGGCGGATTCTTGACCAGGTGAAGGGGACGGGCGGTTTTGGCTATGATCCGTTATTCTTTGTCGAATCCCACGGCTGTACCATGGCGGAGCTACCCCTGGATGAGAAGAATCGGATCAGCCACCGCGGGCAGGCGCTGCAAAAAGTTGTTGTCGCACTGAAATCGCTGTAA
- a CDS encoding diguanylate cyclase: MTIDSSSYKQILDSLSEPVYFADKDRRILYWNNAAEQLTGYTPEDVIGSLCKDSPLHHVDVKNVPLCENYCPLKTCIDTGLPQEKLVFVAHKDGRRLPIFVKTSAVFDGNGKVVGAVETFSDATEMLEMRELNSELRRQTHLDALTGIPNRQAFMDAMDREWFRFKRYKTPFSVLALDVDYFKQFNDAYGRSAGDKVLQWLVKRLRSSLRRADILGRIEGDKFMILLSYSNRKSTMKVANMVLDIIRREPCLDLPIAMTVSIGAVTIEENETMDQLMDRVEKALERSKEMGRNQVTFWG, translated from the coding sequence ATGACTATTGATTCGTCCAGTTACAAACAGATTTTGGATAGCCTGTCTGAGCCCGTCTATTTTGCCGATAAAGACAGGCGGATTTTATATTGGAATAATGCGGCGGAACAGTTGACCGGATATACGCCGGAAGACGTCATCGGCTCTTTGTGCAAGGATAGCCCACTGCATCATGTGGATGTCAAGAATGTCCCCTTGTGCGAAAACTATTGTCCGCTGAAAACCTGCATTGACACCGGACTGCCTCAAGAGAAACTGGTGTTTGTCGCGCACAAGGATGGCCGCCGTTTACCGATCTTTGTCAAAACCAGTGCCGTGTTTGACGGTAATGGTAAAGTGGTTGGCGCGGTTGAGACTTTTTCCGATGCTACGGAAATGCTCGAGATGCGCGAACTTAACAGTGAGCTTCGGCGTCAGACCCACCTGGATGCCTTGACCGGCATTCCCAACCGTCAGGCGTTTATGGATGCCATGGATCGTGAATGGTTCCGTTTCAAGCGCTACAAGACGCCGTTTTCGGTGCTAGCCCTTGATGTCGACTATTTCAAGCAATTCAACGACGCCTATGGCCGTTCTGCCGGAGATAAGGTGTTGCAATGGTTGGTGAAGCGGTTGCGCTCCTCATTGCGTCGTGCCGACATCCTCGGGCGGATCGAAGGGGACAAGTTCATGATCCTGTTGTCCTACTCGAATCGCAAGTCGACGATGAAAGTCGCCAACATGGTGCTGGATATTATTCGTCGTGAGCCGTGCCTTGATCTGCCTATTGCCATGACGGTCAGCATCGGTGCGGTCACCATTGAAGAAAATGAGACCATGGACCAATTGATGGACCGGGTGGAAAAAGCGCTGGAACGTTCCAAGGAGATGGGGCGCAATCAAGTGACCTTCTGGGGTTGA
- the ndk gene encoding nucleoside-diphosphate kinase: MERTFAIIKPDAFAAGSAGKIIARIYEEGFKIVGLKKLYMSKVEAEGFYYVHKERPFFGELTDFMSSGPCVVMALEADNAIAKWRDLMGATNPAEAAEGTLRREFGSSIGENATHGSDAPETAAFELSYFFNGLELL; this comes from the coding sequence ATGGAAAGAACTTTTGCTATCATCAAGCCTGATGCATTCGCCGCTGGATCTGCCGGTAAAATCATTGCCCGCATTTACGAAGAAGGTTTTAAGATTGTTGGTCTGAAAAAACTCTATATGAGCAAAGTTGAAGCTGAAGGTTTCTACTATGTGCATAAAGAGCGCCCCTTCTTTGGCGAGTTGACTGATTTTATGAGCAGTGGTCCCTGCGTTGTGATGGCTCTTGAAGCGGACAATGCCATTGCCAAATGGCGTGATCTTATGGGTGCCACCAATCCGGCCGAAGCTGCTGAAGGTACGCTGCGCCGCGAATTCGGTAGCAGCATTGGCGAGAATGCTACCCACGGTTCCGATGCTCCGGAAACAGCTGCTTTTGAGCTGTCTTACTTCTTCAACGGCCTGGAGCTGCTGTAA